A DNA window from Anaerolineae bacterium contains the following coding sequences:
- the iscX gene encoding Fe-S cluster assembly protein IscX codes for MSHQPDCEPLTWEGTHALALALHEAHPQVNLDEVSLEQLRQWVLALPCFVDDPALAHEGLLMAVLREWLEIVLEEAVSR; via the coding sequence ATGAGTCATCAGCCGGATTGCGAACCGTTGACCTGGGAAGGCACCCATGCACTGGCGTTGGCGCTCCACGAAGCCCATCCCCAGGTGAATCTGGACGAGGTTTCCCTGGAGCAGTTGCGCCAGTGGGTGCTCGCGCTGCCGTGTTTTGTCGATGACCCGGCGCTGGCTCATGAGGGCCTGTTGATGGCCGTGTTGCGCGAATGGCTGGAGATTGTCCTTGAGGAAGCGGTATCCCGTTAG